From Candidatus Sphingomonas colombiensis, one genomic window encodes:
- a CDS encoding universal stress protein: MKNLLLLVHDDEGQEARLSVAIDLAGALGGHLTCLDVAAPPNRLLRALDGAITTMVLEQERNAGLRRDKTALDVRLTASGVSFSWKDLTGSLDTLLIRESQLADLVILSTILPDDDTRGMVGMIRATTKHSRTPILAVPASATGFHANGRATVMWDGSPDAEAALCAAVPLLSLAGEIILLQVDDGSHGASLRDATDYLRRQGLVGHPLRHDPCGDTAAEVITRHIARHEPAFIVMGAFGHGRVHDALLGSVTRHLLAVSNVPLLIAHRA, from the coding sequence ATGAAGAATCTTCTGCTGCTGGTTCATGACGATGAAGGACAGGAAGCACGACTGAGCGTCGCAATCGATCTCGCGGGCGCGCTGGGTGGCCACCTTACTTGCCTCGACGTCGCGGCGCCCCCCAACCGCCTTTTGCGGGCGCTCGACGGCGCAATCACGACGATGGTGCTGGAGCAGGAAAGGAATGCGGGTCTTCGGCGCGACAAAACAGCACTCGATGTGCGGCTGACCGCAAGCGGCGTCTCATTTTCATGGAAGGATTTGACCGGAAGCCTCGACACCCTATTGATTCGTGAATCGCAGTTGGCCGATCTCGTCATACTGAGCACAATCCTACCAGATGATGACACCCGCGGTATGGTCGGAATGATCCGGGCAACGACAAAACATTCGCGGACACCGATTCTGGCGGTGCCCGCATCCGCTACTGGTTTCCATGCTAACGGGCGGGCTACGGTCATGTGGGATGGCTCGCCTGACGCCGAAGCGGCATTGTGCGCGGCGGTCCCACTTCTGTCGCTCGCCGGCGAAATCATTCTGCTTCAGGTGGATGACGGCTCGCACGGCGCATCATTACGGGACGCCACCGATTATCTGCGACGTCAAGGGCTCGTTGGGCACCCACTGCGTCACGACCCGTGTGGTGATACCGCAGCGGAGGTGATCACCCGTCACATCGCCCGTCATGAACCGGCTTTTATAGTAATGGGGGCATTCGGCCATGGGCGCGTGCACGATGCGCTGTTGGGTAGCGTCACCCGGCATCTGCTCGCCGTCAGCAACGTGCCGCTGCTGATCGCCCATCGCGCTTAA